The Nothobranchius furzeri strain GRZ-AD chromosome 8, NfurGRZ-RIMD1, whole genome shotgun sequence genome includes a region encoding these proteins:
- the LOC139071487 gene encoding zinc finger MYM-type protein 1-like yields the protein MERTFSDLLGLAHPNDPAHVLLCNIKYTEAFIQMCDKIGPCKPILSSYPKNEEGRSFQNKWYENNSWLEYSPSTDAMFCFSCRLFLHEEKHTSRKTCWKTEGFNRWRKALQKIKEHSASESHMCSMVRWNSFRKKSLEEAFEVADQVSQAAKDKERERNREILSRLIAVTLYLARQGLPFRGDDETASSQNRGNFLELVELFSKYDSVMKIHLDAIKEQQGLGKRPLVSLLSNRSQNDIIKALATSVKRVIQTELQECDIFSILLDETTDVSHTEQVSFVVRYVHNMEIKERFLQVCNVESTCGDALEKLVRALLEENNLKIDNIRGQGYDGAANMSGQFKGLQSRIQKQNPKALYVHCQAHCLNLVLVESAKSNICFVSFFNLVEKLYTFVANSSKRHSAFIKMQKKVYPDQRPLELQKLSDTRWSCRETALKTMRKVLPALMQFLGEITQQDPPDSSAGDAMILLKNINFEFLLCLEITCPIFQVTATASDALQQKDMDLASAYKIVDGVLNRLSHSRTEEEFEKMYQQATEKAASVGLDPPSEVPGQARRRKVPAKFKFTATTATAEHVFTTPQEYYRAKVYYTFVDTMTQELQRRFKGRDNSTWDILNAFHYLTVPENWQTARISTESLQAVKKLCQFYDIEEEDKLLTELKVFHASYSCPPPINVTSILSVVKENNAHLIFPNMTELMKTYGTLPVSTATVERSFSKLKLVKTKLRTLCSEERLSELLLLAVEKDVTVNHGDVIDIFRDMANRKLLL from the coding sequence ATGGAGAGAACATTCTCAGACCTACTTGGACTTGCACACCCAAATGATCCTGCCCATGTCCTACTCTGTAACATAAAGTACACAGAGGCCTTTATTCAAATGTGTGATAAAATTGGACCCTGCAAACCAATACTGTCATCATATCCCAAAAATGAAGAAGGTCGATCCTTTCAAAACAAGTGGTATGAGAATAATTCATGGCTAGAGTATTCTCCAAGTACTGATGCTATGTTTTGTTTCAGCTGCCGTCTTTTTTTACATGAGGAAAAACACACAAGCCGCAAAACCTGCTGGAAGACAGAAGGGTTTAATAGGTGGAGAAAGGCTTTACAAAAAATCAAAGAGCACAGTGCATCAGAGTCTCACATGTGTAGTATGGTCAGATGGAACTCATTCAGGAAAAAGTCATTAGAGGAAGCATTTGAAGTGGCTGACCAAGTGTCACAAGCAGCAaaagacaaagagagagagagaaacagagaaatTTTGTCTCGTTTGATAGCCGTTACTCTTTACCTAGCAAGACAGGGCTTGCCTTTCAGAGGGGATGATGAGACTGCATCAAGTCAGAATCGAGGAAATTTCTTGGAGTTGGTTGAGTTGTTCAGCAAGTATGACAGTGTGATGAAAATACACCTTGATGCCATAAAAGAGCAACAAGGACTTGGAAAAAGACCTCTTGTCTCGCTCCTGTCAAACAGAAGTCAAAATGATATAATCAAAGCTTTGGCCACATCAGTAAAACGTGTCATCCAAACAGAACTGCAAGAGTGTGACATTTTTTCCATACTGTTGGATGAAACCACTGATGTTTCTCACACTGAACAGGTTTCCTTTGTTGTCAGATATGTACACAACATGGAAATCAAAGAGCGCTTCCTTCAGGTGTGTAACGTGGAATCAACATGTGGGGATGCTCTTGAAAAGCTTGTGAGGGCTCTACTAGAAGAAAATAACCTGAAGATAGACAACATCCGAGGTCAAGGTTACGATGGGGCTGCAAACATGAGTGGGCAGTTTAAGGGGCTTCAGTCGAGAATCCAGAAACAGAATCCAAAGGCTTTATATGTGCACTGCCAGGCACATTGCCTTAATCTGGTGCTGGTAGAGAGTGCAAAGTCAAACATTTGTTTTGTGAGTTTTTTTAACTTGGTTGAAAAACTTTACACTTTTGTGGCCAACTCATCAAAACGACACTCAGCATTTATTAAAATGCAGAAGAAGGTGTACCCTGATCAGCGTCCACTGGAGCTGCAGAAGCTGTCGGACACTAGGTGGAGCTGCCGAGAAACTGCTCTTAAGACAATGAGGAAGGTCCTTCCAGCTTTAATGCAGTTTCTTGGGGAAATAACACAGCAAGATCCCCCAGACTCTTCAGCAGGTGATGCTATGATTCTACTCAAAAACATCAATTTTGAATTCCTCCTGTGTCTGGAGATCACCTGTCCAATCTTCCAAGTGACAGCAACAGCATCTGATGCACTGCAGCAAAAAGACATGGACTTGGCTTCAGCATACAAAATTGTTGATGGAGTATTGAATAGGCTGTCCCACAGCAGAACGGAGGAAGAATTTGAGAAAATGTATCAACAGGCTACAGAGAAGGCAGCATCAGTGGGATTGGATCCTCCATCTGAGGTGCCTGGACAAGCTCGGAGGAGGAAAGTGCCAGCAAAGTTTAAGTTTACTGCAACAACAGCTACTGCTGAACATGTTTTCACAACCCCCCAAGAGTACTACCGTGCCAAAGTGTACTACACCTTTGTGGACACAATGACACAGGAGCTTCAGAGACGTTTTAAAGGACGAGATAATTCCACATGGGACATCTTGAATGCCTTCCATTACCTGACAGTCCCAGAGAACTGGCAAACAGCAAGAATCTCAACAGAGTCACTCCAAGCTGTGAAGAAACTCTGCCAGTTCTATGACATTGAGGAAGAAGACAAATTACTGACAGAACTTAAGGTCTTTCATGCTTCCTACTCATGCCCTCCACCAATAAATGTGACATCCATTCTTTCAGTGGTCAAAGAAAACAATGCACATTTGATCTTCCCCAACATGACTGAGCTGATGAAGACATACGGCACACTTCCGGTGTCCACAGCAACAGTGGAGCGTTCCTTCTCAAAACTCAAACTGGTAAAAACCAAACTCCGCACCCTTTGCTCTGAGGAGAGGTTGTCGGAACTTCTTTTATTGGCTGTTGAGAAAGATGTTACAGTCAACCACGGTGATGTTATTGACATTTTTCGGGACATGGCCAACAGAAAGTTACTGTTGTGA